A single window of Pseudarthrobacter psychrotolerans DNA harbors:
- a CDS encoding pyridoxamine 5'-phosphate oxidase family protein — MNSHAQPTNKLTFDECWEFLADDTLGRLALVVDGHPEIFPVNYVLDRRSIVFRSAGGTKLWGAKADRPAALEIDGYDPRTEVAWSVVARGDTEVIEAQADKDAVDALHLEPWQSGPKVYYIRLTPLALTGRRFQVTRPDVWNTRLSDRRRASFE, encoded by the coding sequence ATGAACTCTCACGCGCAGCCGACCAACAAATTGACGTTTGACGAATGCTGGGAATTCCTTGCCGACGACACCCTGGGACGCCTGGCCCTTGTCGTGGACGGCCATCCGGAGATCTTTCCGGTCAACTACGTCCTGGACCGCAGGAGCATCGTCTTCCGCAGCGCCGGCGGGACCAAGCTGTGGGGCGCCAAGGCGGACCGTCCCGCGGCGCTGGAGATCGATGGATACGATCCCCGCACTGAGGTGGCCTGGAGTGTGGTGGCGCGCGGAGACACCGAAGTGATCGAGGCCCAGGCTGACAAGGACGCCGTCGACGCCCTGCATCTGGAACCCTGGCAGTCAGGACCCAAGGTTTACTACATCCGGCTAACTCCACTCGCACTGACCGGCCGCCGCTTCCAGGTCACCAGACCGGACGTCTGGAACACGCGGTTGTCGGACCGCCGTCGTGCTTCCTTCGAGTAG
- a CDS encoding long-chain fatty acid--CoA ligase: MNTSPSAEEGFGTISVAAILAESAARFPDSAALVVGEERVTYSELWEQTRAYAGALRDRGVGHASRVALLMPNVADFARVYYAVLALGGVVVPLHALLKGREIEYMLRDSGAQLLVCAGPLLEEGAKGAAAAGIDVVTVLVPEGTEGAARLETEAAAAEPISTWLPLQPFETATILYTSGTTGQPKGALGSHFALVEQTNTLLTSTFDLRRGDVIFGGLPMFHTFGQTCVLNTGLRAGATIVMLPKFSGDAALDALARHNINVFFGVPTMYIAMLEAARTNTGRSNALRYCISGGASLPVAVMDRFKAEFGSDIYEGYGLTETSPVATFNHVGKAPRPGTVGQAIWGVQVEIARADVPDAIELLPTGELGELVIRGHNLFTGYLNRPEATAEAVVDGWFRTGDLGTKDGDGYLRILDRKKEMIIRNGFNVYPREVEEVLSRHEAVLSVAVYGVPDETHGQEVAAAVVLNPGSSATIDELRDFAAAELAAYKYPRIITLVTEFPTGPSGKVLKRELTARYSAADTPTG; this comes from the coding sequence ATGAACACTTCACCTTCCGCCGAAGAGGGTTTCGGGACCATCTCCGTTGCCGCAATCCTGGCTGAATCAGCCGCCCGCTTCCCGGACTCCGCGGCCCTCGTGGTGGGCGAGGAGCGGGTGACCTACAGCGAACTCTGGGAACAGACGCGCGCGTATGCCGGTGCGTTGCGGGACCGTGGCGTGGGGCACGCCAGCCGCGTGGCCCTGCTGATGCCCAATGTGGCTGATTTCGCCCGGGTCTACTACGCGGTCCTCGCGCTGGGCGGCGTGGTGGTGCCGTTGCATGCGCTGCTGAAGGGCAGGGAGATCGAGTACATGCTGCGCGACAGCGGCGCGCAGCTGCTCGTCTGCGCCGGACCGCTCCTTGAGGAAGGTGCCAAAGGCGCCGCAGCCGCGGGCATCGACGTCGTCACCGTCCTGGTGCCGGAGGGGACCGAAGGCGCCGCCCGGCTGGAGACCGAAGCGGCAGCAGCCGAGCCCATCAGCACCTGGCTGCCGCTGCAGCCCTTCGAGACGGCCACGATTCTGTACACATCCGGGACCACCGGCCAGCCCAAGGGCGCCTTGGGCAGCCACTTCGCTCTTGTGGAACAGACCAATACGCTGCTGACCAGCACGTTTGACCTCCGCCGCGGTGACGTCATCTTCGGCGGACTGCCGATGTTCCACACCTTCGGCCAGACGTGCGTCCTCAACACCGGGCTGCGGGCGGGGGCCACCATCGTGATGCTGCCCAAGTTCAGCGGGGACGCAGCCCTGGATGCCCTCGCCCGGCACAACATCAACGTCTTCTTCGGCGTGCCCACCATGTATATCGCCATGCTCGAAGCCGCCCGCACCAACACCGGCCGGTCCAACGCCCTGCGCTACTGCATCTCCGGCGGCGCGTCGCTGCCGGTGGCGGTGATGGACAGGTTCAAGGCGGAATTCGGCTCGGACATTTACGAAGGCTACGGCCTGACCGAGACGTCCCCGGTTGCTACCTTCAATCATGTAGGCAAAGCGCCGCGGCCCGGAACGGTGGGCCAGGCCATTTGGGGAGTCCAGGTGGAGATCGCCCGCGCGGACGTCCCGGATGCCATCGAACTGCTGCCCACGGGCGAGTTAGGCGAGCTGGTGATCCGGGGGCACAACCTCTTCACGGGCTACCTCAACCGACCCGAAGCCACCGCCGAGGCTGTGGTGGACGGCTGGTTCCGGACCGGCGACCTGGGCACCAAGGATGGTGACGGCTACCTCCGGATCCTGGACCGGAAGAAGGAGATGATCATCCGGAACGGCTTCAACGTCTACCCGCGCGAGGTGGAGGAAGTCCTCAGCCGGCACGAGGCTGTCCTGAGCGTTGCCGTCTATGGCGTCCCCGACGAAACGCACGGGCAGGAGGTGGCGGCCGCCGTCGTCCTCAATCCGGGCAGCAGCGCCACCATTGATGAGCTGCGGGACTTCGCCGCGGCGGAATTGGCGGCGTACAAGTATCCGCGGATCATCACCCTGGTCACCGAATTCCCCACCGGTCCCAGCGGCAAGGTCCTCAAGCGCGAACTCACCGCCCGGTACAGCGCCGCCGATACTCCAACAGGGTGA
- a CDS encoding acetyl-CoA C-acetyltransferase: protein MSSDAHIPVILGGARTPFGKFRGGLSGLTSSELGAHAIRNALERSGVAPEQIQAVIVGQVIQAGAGQGPARQASLAAGIGWDVPTVTINKLCLSGLTAVIDAARMIRAGEADFIVAAGQESMTNAPHLLPRLRGGVAIGDAPLLDSLNFDGLQDPVSGELMGSATDAGNARLGISREDQDAVAALSHHRAEAARAAGILAEEIAPVEVPQRRGPAVVIDADEGIRAGTTVETLAALKPAFSKDPAATITAGSASPLSDGAAAVVVASKSAAEAAGLSWIAEIGSHGQTAGPDGSLHSQPSRAIERALKLEGLTIDDVDLIEINEAFASVVLQSAKDLGIDADRINADGGAIALGHPVGASGARLVLHQALALNRRGGGTGVVALCGGGGQGDALILKARPTPLLQNNAGSLNAQPDRTP from the coding sequence ATGAGCAGCGACGCTCACATCCCCGTCATCCTGGGCGGCGCACGCACGCCTTTCGGCAAGTTCCGCGGCGGCCTCTCCGGGCTCACCTCCAGCGAGCTGGGTGCCCACGCCATCCGGAACGCACTGGAACGGTCCGGGGTGGCGCCGGAACAGATCCAGGCCGTCATCGTGGGCCAGGTCATCCAGGCGGGCGCTGGCCAGGGACCCGCCCGGCAGGCCAGTCTTGCCGCCGGCATCGGATGGGATGTGCCCACCGTAACCATCAACAAACTGTGCCTGTCCGGCCTGACTGCCGTGATCGATGCCGCCCGGATGATCCGCGCCGGAGAGGCTGATTTCATTGTGGCTGCCGGCCAGGAATCCATGACCAACGCCCCGCACCTGCTGCCACGGCTTCGCGGCGGCGTGGCGATCGGCGATGCGCCGCTGCTGGATTCCCTGAACTTTGACGGCCTGCAGGACCCCGTCTCAGGCGAACTGATGGGATCCGCCACCGACGCCGGGAACGCCCGTCTGGGCATCAGCCGCGAGGACCAGGACGCCGTCGCCGCGCTCTCACACCATCGTGCGGAGGCCGCCCGGGCGGCCGGCATTCTGGCTGAAGAGATCGCTCCGGTGGAGGTCCCGCAGCGCCGGGGACCCGCCGTCGTGATTGATGCCGACGAGGGCATCCGCGCCGGAACCACCGTCGAGACGCTCGCGGCCCTGAAGCCCGCCTTCTCCAAGGACCCTGCTGCAACGATCACCGCCGGTTCTGCCTCCCCGCTGTCCGACGGCGCGGCCGCCGTGGTGGTGGCCAGCAAGTCAGCAGCGGAAGCGGCCGGCCTCAGCTGGATCGCGGAGATCGGCAGCCATGGCCAGACTGCCGGACCGGACGGATCCCTGCATTCCCAGCCGTCGCGAGCCATTGAGCGGGCCCTGAAACTTGAAGGGCTGACCATTGACGACGTGGACCTGATTGAGATCAACGAAGCCTTCGCGTCGGTGGTACTGCAGTCCGCCAAAGACCTGGGGATCGACGCGGACAGGATCAACGCCGACGGCGGTGCCATCGCCTTGGGCCACCCGGTGGGCGCATCGGGGGCCCGCCTGGTCCTGCATCAGGCACTGGCGCTGAACCGGCGCGGCGGCGGGACAGGCGTGGTTGCCTTGTGCGGCGGCGGCGGCCAGGGTGACGCCCTGATCCTCAAGGCCCGACCCACACCGCTCCTCCAAAACAACGCGGGGTCACTTAACGCCCAGCCGGACAGGACACCATGA
- a CDS encoding GNAT family N-acetyltransferase — MDSEAHAPLVHGVRIRLLRRGDAAGLSEAYLRNRQHLAAWEPERDEAFFTPRHQWDTIRAKLAQHSVGQEVPWVLVDHDDPAYIIGAVTLTGIVRGPFLNANLGYWVDSSLNRRGIGSAAVRFATDHARTELGLHRVQAATLLHNVPSRSILRRAGFREIGVAPQYLKIAGRWQDHLLHQLLLHS, encoded by the coding sequence ATGGACAGCGAAGCCCATGCTCCGCTCGTCCACGGGGTCCGGATCCGGCTGCTGCGGAGGGGCGACGCAGCCGGCCTGAGCGAGGCCTACCTCAGGAACCGCCAGCACCTCGCGGCGTGGGAACCGGAACGGGACGAAGCCTTCTTCACTCCCAGGCATCAATGGGACACCATCCGGGCCAAGCTCGCCCAGCATTCCGTGGGCCAGGAAGTCCCGTGGGTGCTGGTGGACCACGATGATCCCGCTTACATCATCGGCGCCGTCACGCTCACCGGCATTGTGCGTGGGCCGTTCCTCAACGCCAACCTCGGGTACTGGGTTGATTCCAGCCTCAACCGGCGGGGCATCGGATCTGCCGCGGTCCGATTCGCCACGGACCACGCCCGGACAGAACTGGGCCTCCACCGGGTTCAGGCGGCAACGCTCCTCCACAATGTGCCATCACGCAGTATCCTCAGGCGCGCCGGGTTTCGGGAAATCGGAGTGGCGCCGCAGTACCTGAAGATCGCCGGCCGCTGGCAGGACCACCTGCTCCACCAGCTGCTGCTCCACAGCTGA
- the cls gene encoding cardiolipin synthase codes for MWPISLAGTAPTWVVVVLSIADLVIRVLAVGIIPGNRRPTTAMAWLLGIFFIPFVGLILFLLFGNFKLSRRRRQQQEIINTRVRSGISALADVVSEYPGPEWVKSAGELNRRLGSLPMVDGNSVDLIPGYPDSILAMTEAVRKARKFVNAEFYIMSTDHVTDDLLTALEEAAERGVEVRVLFDHIGTLRVKGYRNFLKRLRAGKIQWKRMLPLLPTHGQWRRPDLRNHRKIMVIDGEFAFTGSQNLIEPSYNNPKHRKAGREWVELMACLRGPIVTTLNVVFATDWLSETDESLEHQLQLPANPEPGNVTAQVVPSGPGFITENNLRLFNTLIYSAQHRISICSPYFVPDDSLLYAITTAAQRGVDVELFVSEKGDQLLVHHAQRSYYEALLEAGVRIYLYKAPFVLHAKHFTIDDEVAVLGSSNMDMRSFSLNMEVSVMLLGAEIVNNMRAVEDTYRDISNELMLEDWLQRPLAARYIDNVARLTATVQ; via the coding sequence CTGTGGCCAATTTCGCTTGCCGGTACGGCGCCGACGTGGGTGGTGGTGGTGCTCAGCATTGCGGACCTGGTGATCCGGGTCCTGGCCGTCGGCATCATCCCCGGCAACAGGCGCCCCACCACGGCCATGGCCTGGCTGCTGGGCATCTTCTTTATACCGTTCGTGGGCCTGATCCTGTTCCTGCTGTTCGGAAACTTCAAGCTCTCCAGACGCCGCCGGCAGCAGCAGGAAATCATTAACACCCGGGTACGGTCCGGCATCTCGGCGCTCGCCGACGTCGTCAGCGAATACCCCGGGCCCGAATGGGTGAAGTCGGCTGGGGAATTGAACCGGCGGCTCGGTTCCCTCCCCATGGTGGACGGCAATTCGGTGGATCTCATTCCCGGCTATCCGGACTCGATCCTGGCGATGACCGAAGCCGTGCGCAAAGCCAGGAAGTTCGTTAACGCCGAGTTTTACATCATGAGCACGGACCACGTCACCGATGACCTGCTGACCGCCCTGGAAGAGGCCGCCGAGCGCGGAGTGGAAGTCAGAGTGCTGTTCGACCACATCGGCACACTTCGGGTCAAGGGTTACCGCAACTTCCTCAAACGGTTGCGGGCCGGGAAAATCCAGTGGAAGCGCATGCTCCCGCTGTTGCCGACGCACGGCCAGTGGCGCCGCCCGGACCTCCGCAACCACCGCAAGATCATGGTGATCGACGGCGAATTCGCCTTCACAGGCTCGCAGAACCTGATCGAGCCGTCCTACAACAACCCCAAACACCGCAAGGCCGGCCGCGAATGGGTGGAGCTGATGGCCTGCCTGCGCGGACCGATCGTCACTACGCTCAACGTTGTGTTCGCCACGGACTGGCTGAGCGAAACCGACGAGTCCCTGGAACACCAGCTGCAGCTTCCGGCCAACCCCGAACCGGGCAACGTCACGGCCCAGGTGGTGCCCAGCGGTCCCGGGTTCATCACCGAAAACAACCTGCGCCTCTTCAACACCCTGATCTACTCCGCCCAGCACCGGATCTCCATCTGCAGCCCGTATTTCGTGCCCGATGATTCCCTGCTCTACGCCATCACCACAGCGGCCCAGCGGGGCGTGGACGTGGAACTGTTCGTCTCCGAAAAGGGCGATCAGTTACTGGTCCACCACGCCCAGCGGTCCTATTACGAGGCGCTGCTGGAGGCCGGCGTCCGGATCTACCTCTACAAGGCGCCCTTTGTGCTCCACGCCAAACACTTCACCATCGACGACGAAGTGGCCGTCCTGGGGTCCAGCAACATGGACATGCGCTCCTTCTCGCTGAACATGGAGGTCTCAGTGATGCTGCTCGGCGCGGAAATCGTCAACAACATGCGCGCGGTCGAAGACACGTACCGCGACATTTCCAACGAACTTATGCTTGAGGACTGGCTGCAACGCCCCCTTGCGGCCAGGTACATCGACAACGTGGCAAGGTTGACCGCCACGGTCCAGTAG
- a CDS encoding aminodeoxychorismate lyase: protein MTSPAPVVLVFLDPAFPDGRLADASRPQLMATDQGATRGDGVFESMLAVGGAVRKLQAHLDRLVGSAQALDLVIPAQDAWRAAIATGVAEHRSQHPATSPAEDELVVKLVVTRGPEGAESPTCWVQVSPVGALGRRQRETGIDVILLDRGYDSDVAERAPWLLLGAKTLSYATNMAALRYAHKQGADDVIFTSSDGRVLEGPTSTVLLAHLETSDDGAGATRTVRRLITPQLDSGILPGTSQGALFAAAKAAGWELGYGPLEPQDLLDADAVWLISSIRLLAPVNHIDGREVGTPAVQKQLTAELNALFAGIQ, encoded by the coding sequence ATGACTTCTCCTGCGCCCGTGGTGCTCGTTTTCCTTGACCCCGCGTTCCCGGACGGCCGGCTGGCCGACGCTTCGCGGCCCCAACTGATGGCCACGGATCAGGGCGCCACCCGCGGCGACGGCGTGTTCGAATCCATGCTCGCGGTGGGCGGCGCCGTCCGCAAGCTCCAGGCGCATCTGGACCGGCTGGTCGGGTCGGCCCAGGCCCTGGACCTGGTGATCCCGGCGCAGGATGCGTGGCGGGCGGCCATCGCCACTGGCGTCGCGGAGCACCGTAGCCAGCACCCCGCTACGTCGCCCGCCGAGGACGAACTGGTGGTGAAACTCGTGGTCACCCGCGGCCCGGAAGGCGCGGAATCCCCCACCTGCTGGGTTCAGGTTTCCCCGGTGGGCGCCCTGGGACGCCGCCAGCGCGAAACAGGGATCGACGTCATCCTCCTGGACCGCGGCTACGACAGCGACGTGGCTGAGCGTGCCCCGTGGCTGCTGCTCGGCGCGAAGACCCTGTCCTATGCCACGAACATGGCGGCCCTGCGGTACGCCCACAAACAGGGCGCCGACGACGTCATCTTCACATCCTCGGACGGCCGGGTCCTGGAAGGCCCCACGTCCACGGTGCTGCTGGCACATCTGGAAACGTCCGACGACGGCGCCGGCGCCACCCGCACGGTGCGCCGGCTCATCACGCCTCAGCTGGACAGCGGGATCCTGCCCGGGACCTCCCAGGGCGCGCTGTTCGCGGCGGCCAAGGCAGCCGGCTGGGAGCTCGGCTATGGGCCGCTGGAACCGCAGGACCTGCTGGATGCGGACGCTGTGTGGCTGATTTCCAGCATCAGGCTGCTCGCGCCGGTGAACCACATCGACGGCAGGGAAGTGGGTACGCCTGCCGTGCAGAAGCAGCTAACAGCCGAACTCAACGCATTGTTTGCCGGGATCCAGTAG
- a CDS encoding NUDIX domain-containing protein, with the protein MVVRSAGILLYKREASQLEVWIAHMGGPFWARKQTQSWTVPKGEYLPDEDPLVAAVREFAEEIGTPPPAVDYFQLGAFRQPSGKIITVFAAESDFRPERIVSNTFPLEWPRGSGIIQDFPEVDDARWVTETDARGKLVKGQLPVLDALLERLELP; encoded by the coding sequence ATGGTGGTTCGCAGTGCAGGGATCTTGCTCTACAAGCGGGAAGCAAGCCAGCTGGAAGTGTGGATAGCGCATATGGGCGGACCGTTCTGGGCTCGCAAGCAGACCCAGTCCTGGACGGTTCCCAAGGGCGAGTACCTTCCCGACGAGGATCCCCTGGTGGCCGCGGTGCGGGAGTTTGCCGAAGAGATCGGCACGCCGCCCCCAGCCGTTGACTATTTCCAACTGGGCGCGTTCCGGCAACCATCAGGAAAGATCATCACGGTGTTCGCGGCGGAGTCTGACTTCCGGCCCGAACGGATTGTGAGCAACACGTTTCCGCTGGAGTGGCCCAGAGGATCCGGCATCATCCAGGACTTTCCCGAGGTGGACGATGCGCGGTGGGTGACGGAAACCGATGCCCGCGGCAAGCTGGTCAAGGGCCAGCTTCCGGTCCTGGACGCCCTGCTGGAGCGTCTTGAACTGCCCTGA
- a CDS encoding chorismate-binding protein, whose amino-acid sequence MTPAPVIIAIDGRSGAGKTTLAIELAALLRNHHKVALFHLEDIYPGWNGLTAGIERYVSTVLTPLSRAEPATWTSWDWDRHYDGDTRVTLPAEIVIIEGVGAAAAAARPLLSAVIWADSPDDIRRKRALDRDGGTYEPFWDQWAEQEEAWLAADDVPREADIRVLNNADGSATADLMQALAYLPALAPALVPELAARRGLRLRVERLDARPDAAALFEYLYGGSANAVWLDSSNAGIANADFANAGSSNADFAKADPSNAAAGEPAKTPAGLPPEPSRGQATGAERSRFSILADDGGTYGQAVTHRSGESVITAGSATARVPGPFFRWLDTVWGRRAVRTPDGYPGDFTLGWLGCLGYELKRETGGTDVTAPTPDAALIFAGRAVVLDHVEGTAWLLALEAPDADSWLADARAAVAAASTPGSGDHTTHAGGSNNGVVRPVGPAFSSRDTEPSYLAKIAAAQHQIREGNSYEVCLTTTLTARLPAAAASPWPTYLALRQKNPAPFASYLRFGGLTVASTSPERFLRITSDGGMRAEPIKGTRRRGADPQRDRKLREELAASLKDRAENIMIVDLLRNDLSHFAEPGSLTVSRLCEIESYATVHQMVSTIDARLLPGSPRAEAVAACFPAGSMTGAPKISTMAILDRLEEGPRGLYSGAIGYFSLNGATDLAVAIRTLVTTVEAGDGSEETATAELTLGVGGAITADSVPDEEYDEIRVKAHGVLSALGADFPTA is encoded by the coding sequence ATGACCCCCGCACCTGTGATCATCGCCATTGACGGGCGATCCGGCGCAGGCAAAACCACTCTGGCCATCGAACTTGCCGCGCTGCTGCGGAACCATCACAAAGTCGCGCTCTTCCACCTTGAGGACATCTACCCGGGCTGGAACGGCCTCACGGCTGGCATCGAGCGCTACGTTTCTACCGTGCTCACGCCGTTGAGCCGCGCCGAGCCCGCCACCTGGACCAGCTGGGACTGGGACAGGCATTACGACGGCGACACCCGGGTCACGCTGCCCGCCGAGATCGTGATCATTGAGGGAGTAGGGGCGGCCGCAGCCGCCGCACGGCCACTGCTCAGCGCTGTCATCTGGGCCGATTCGCCGGACGACATCCGCCGGAAGCGGGCCTTGGACCGCGACGGCGGGACGTATGAGCCATTTTGGGACCAGTGGGCTGAGCAGGAAGAAGCGTGGCTCGCCGCCGACGACGTCCCCCGCGAAGCCGACATCCGCGTACTCAATAATGCCGACGGTTCCGCCACCGCCGACCTCATGCAGGCCCTCGCCTACTTGCCTGCCCTCGCGCCGGCGCTTGTTCCCGAGCTTGCCGCCCGCCGCGGGCTCAGGCTGCGCGTCGAACGGCTGGACGCCAGGCCGGACGCCGCCGCCCTCTTCGAGTACCTCTATGGCGGCTCAGCGAACGCGGTCTGGCTGGACTCCTCCAACGCAGGCATCGCCAACGCAGACTTCGCCAATGCAGGCTCCTCCAACGCAGACTTCGCCAAGGCAGACCCCTCCAACGCAGCCGCTGGCGAACCCGCCAAAACACCCGCCGGGCTGCCCCCGGAGCCGTCGCGCGGACAGGCGACAGGCGCCGAGCGCAGCCGCTTCAGCATCCTCGCGGACGACGGCGGGACGTACGGCCAGGCGGTCACGCACCGGTCCGGCGAAAGCGTCATCACGGCAGGATCCGCCACGGCGCGCGTGCCGGGACCGTTCTTCCGCTGGCTGGACACAGTCTGGGGACGCCGGGCAGTCCGCACGCCGGATGGCTATCCGGGCGACTTCACCCTGGGGTGGCTGGGCTGCCTGGGCTATGAGCTCAAACGCGAAACCGGCGGAACGGACGTGACGGCGCCGACTCCCGACGCGGCCCTGATCTTCGCGGGCCGCGCCGTCGTTTTGGACCATGTTGAGGGAACGGCCTGGCTCCTTGCCCTGGAAGCGCCCGACGCCGACAGCTGGCTGGCCGACGCCCGCGCCGCCGTGGCCGCTGCGAGCACACCCGGCTCAGGCGACCACACCACGCACGCCGGCGGCAGCAACAACGGCGTCGTACGTCCCGTTGGGCCCGCGTTCAGCAGCCGCGACACGGAGCCCTCCTACCTGGCCAAAATCGCGGCCGCCCAGCACCAAATCCGTGAGGGGAATTCGTACGAGGTGTGCCTGACCACCACGCTCACTGCCCGGCTGCCCGCCGCCGCGGCGTCCCCCTGGCCTACGTATCTCGCGCTGCGGCAGAAGAATCCCGCACCGTTTGCCAGCTACCTGCGGTTCGGCGGGCTGACGGTGGCCAGCACGTCGCCGGAGCGGTTCCTGAGGATAACGTCCGACGGCGGCATGCGCGCCGAACCGATCAAGGGCACCCGGCGCCGTGGTGCTGATCCGCAGCGTGACAGGAAGTTGCGGGAGGAACTGGCGGCCTCGCTGAAGGACCGGGCGGAAAACATCATGATTGTGGACCTGCTGCGGAACGATCTCAGCCACTTCGCGGAACCCGGATCGTTGACGGTCAGCAGGCTGTGCGAGATCGAAAGCTACGCCACGGTGCACCAGATGGTCAGCACTATCGACGCGCGGCTCCTGCCCGGCTCGCCGCGGGCCGAGGCGGTGGCCGCATGCTTCCCGGCCGGCTCCATGACCGGCGCCCCGAAAATCAGCACCATGGCAATTCTGGACCGGCTGGAGGAAGGCCCGCGTGGCCTGTATTCCGGCGCGATCGGCTATTTTTCCCTCAACGGGGCCACGGACCTGGCGGTCGCGATCCGTACGCTGGTAACCACTGTTGAGGCAGGGGACGGCAGCGAAGAAACGGCGACGGCGGAACTCACCCTCGGCGTCGGCGGCGCCATCACTGCCGACTCGGTACCTGACGAGGAGTACGACGAAATCCGGGTGAAGGCGCACGGTGTGCTTTCCGCGCTGGGTGCGGACTTTCCCACCGCCTGA